GGAACCTCGATGAGCACCATAAGCGGCGTAACCCTCAAGCAGCTCGAGGACGGCCATTACGCGATCAACGTGCACGACGCGAAAAACCCCAAACGCTACGTCTCGTGCGGCGATCTCTAAACCCTAAGCCCTAAAAAAACAACGAAAAAAAGGGAGCCGTCAAACAACGGCTCCCTTTTGACAATGACGCGACAATAACGCTTTGTCATCCTGAGCCTGTCGAAGGACGAGCTTGTCGAAGGACGGCGTCAATCGAACATGTATTGCAGGTCGGAGGCGCCGCTGGGGTAGGCGAAGAGGGCTTCGGAGATGTCGCTGGCCTTCATGCGGTGACGAATTGCTAGCGCGAGGACGTTGATTTGTTCGTCGGCGTACGAACTTAAGATGTGGGCGCCGAGAATCCGGCCCGTTTCCTTTTCTACCAACACCTTGTAGTACGCCGCTTCCTCGGCGAGGCGGCGACTCGAATACCATTGCGTCATATCGCCGCTGCGAACGTCGAACGCGAGGCCTTGCTCCGTCGCTTTCGCTTCGCTCAACCCCACCGACGCGAGCGTCGGAATCGCGTACACGCAACTCGCCAAACCGCTGAAATCCATCGTGCGCTTGTTGCCGCTCAGCAGATTCGCGGCGACGGTTTCGCCCTCGTCGCCCGCGACCGGGGTGAGCGGCGCGCCGCCGCCGTCGGCGCAGTCGCCCGCCGCGTAGACGCGCGGGTTACTCGTACTTTGCAAAAACTCGTTGACGCGAACGCCGCGCTTCGTGCGCTCCACGTTCGCACGTTCGATATCGAGGCCCTCGAGGTTCGGCGCGCGCCCCGCTCCGTGGATCGCGGCGTCGGCCGGAAATTCCAGCGTCTTGCCGTCGTTGGATTGCGCGATGACGACGACGTCCGCACCGCGCCGCTCGATACGCGTGACGCGCGCGTTGAGCTGCAACTCGATGCCGAGCTCGCGAGAGTACGCGACCAAACGATCGACGAGATCTGCGTCGAACTGTTCGAGCGGGCGCGCTCCGGCGTGCACGATTCGCACCTTCGCGCCGGCACGAACGGCGAGGTGTGCGAACTCGAACGAGATGTATCCGCCGCCCACGAAGGTCAATCGCTCCGGCAGCCGTTCCAAGTCGAGGAAATCGGTGCTCGTAAGCAACAGGTCGTCGCCGGGCGCTACCGGCGCGGGGCGCGCGCCGGTAGCGAGCACGACGTGTTCGGCGCGTACCGTTTCGCCGCCGATATCGAGCCGCTCGCCATCGAGAAATTTCGCGTGCGCGCGAAACGTCGCGATGCCGGCTTCTTTGAGAGTCGCTTCGCGTTTGGCCGGAACCGGATCGGTGAACGTGTGTTTGAAGCGCATGAGATCGCTCCACTCCAGCGCGGGCGCGCGATCGATCACGCCGATCTTCGCCATGCGACGGCCCCAGTCGACGAGCGTTGCCGCACCGACGAGCACTTTCTTGGGGTCGCAGCCGCGAAGTTGGCAGGTTCCCCCGAACGGCAGTTCGTCGACGACCGCGACGCTCCAGCCGGCCTTGCGGCACGTCTGCGCGACGGTCGTGCCGGCCGAACCGCTGCCGATGACGACTAGATCGAACGAACTCACCTTAGCGATACTCGATACCGAGAACGCGAACCGATAAGTCGCCGGCGGGACGCCTCCAAATAGCGCGGTCGCCCGTGCGCTTATCGAGCAGCGCCTGCGCGAGCGGCGAGATCCAGCTGATGCTTCCGTGCAGCGGGTCGGCTTCGTCTTCGCCGACGATCGAGTAGATATGCGTCGAGCGATCCGGCTCCTCGATCCGAACGGTCGCGCCGAAATTCACGCTTTCGGTGGGTTGCTCGCGGGGATCGACGACGATGGCCGACTCGACGCGCGACTCGAGGTGCTCGATCTGGCTCGCCTCACCCGCCGACCGCGCGCGCGCGAGCCGCTCGCGCAACTGCTCGAGACCCTTGGGCGTCACGTAGTTCGGGTGATCGGTCTGGGGAACGGCGAGCGGCTTGTCGGGCATGCCGTCATCGTCTTTTACAAAAGCGCGACTCATCGCTCCATTATACCCAAACCCAGCCGGGAACGACCGGGTGAGCGCGAAGCACCGGGGATGAAGCTCTCCGTCGAGGCGGCGGCCGCCTACGCGCAGCGGCACAAACCCAACGCCCTGCTCGTTCTCTCGCACGGGGAGCCGCTCGCCGAGAGCTATGGAGCCGGCTTCGACGAGGCCACCCCGCATGCGCTCTACAGCGGCACGAAGGCTTTCTGGGGCGTGACCGCCATCACCGCGCAAAACGACGGGCTGCTCTCGATCGACGAACGCGTC
This portion of the Candidatus Baltobacteraceae bacterium genome encodes:
- a CDS encoding NAD(P)/FAD-dependent oxidoreductase, with protein sequence MSSFDLVVIGSGSAGTTVAQTCRKAGWSVAVVDELPFGGTCQLRGCDPKKVLVGAATLVDWGRRMAKIGVIDRAPALEWSDLMRFKHTFTDPVPAKREATLKEAGIATFRAHAKFLDGERLDIGGETVRAEHVVLATGARPAPVAPGDDLLLTSTDFLDLERLPERLTFVGGGYISFEFAHLAVRAGAKVRIVHAGARPLEQFDADLVDRLVAYSRELGIELQLNARVTRIERRGADVVVIAQSNDGKTLEFPADAAIHGAGRAPNLEGLDIERANVERTKRGVRVNEFLQSTSNPRVYAAGDCADGGGAPLTPVAGDEGETVAANLLSGNKRTMDFSGLASCVYAIPTLASVGLSEAKATEQGLAFDVRSGDMTQWYSSRRLAEEAAYYKVLVEKETGRILGAHILSSYADEQINVLALAIRHRMKASDISEALFAYPSGASDLQYMFD
- a CDS encoding GreA/GreB family elongation factor, which produces MSRAFVKDDDGMPDKPLAVPQTDHPNYVTPKGLEQLRERLARARSAGEASQIEHLESRVESAIVVDPREQPTESVNFGATVRIEEPDRSTHIYSIVGEDEADPLHGSISWISPLAQALLDKRTGDRAIWRRPAGDLSVRVLGIEYR